In Hahella sp. KA22, one genomic interval encodes:
- a CDS encoding PP2C family serine/threonine-protein phosphatase yields MTSSYPEPAWKVVAASVAGPHHVRDGLPCQDAFSWRVIGERLVAAISDGAGSAAQSEQGSRILSQCVVDAFAENVAAPLQESEVRRIAEQAIEACRTQLLQTYPDANLADFHATLAAVVMDDRGGFVLQIGDGMAAAVQERQWAPCLLCLPENGDYAEETFFFTLDGWRRHLRITPVPADYDELILVTDGAYSFTAKPAANGLDRDFIAPVCAFLEQNDEERGVVALKQILDHANARRISGDDKTLLWAKRKR; encoded by the coding sequence ATGACAAGCAGTTATCCAGAACCGGCCTGGAAAGTGGTCGCGGCCAGCGTTGCTGGCCCCCATCATGTCCGGGACGGACTACCCTGTCAGGATGCGTTCAGTTGGCGCGTTATTGGTGAGCGGCTGGTTGCGGCGATAAGCGACGGCGCAGGTTCTGCGGCGCAGTCGGAGCAAGGAAGCCGTATCTTAAGCCAGTGTGTTGTGGACGCCTTCGCTGAGAATGTTGCAGCGCCATTGCAAGAATCCGAAGTGCGCAGGATTGCAGAGCAGGCCATCGAAGCTTGCCGAACTCAACTGCTGCAAACTTATCCTGACGCCAATCTGGCGGACTTTCATGCCACGCTGGCGGCTGTCGTCATGGACGACCGAGGCGGATTTGTCCTGCAAATCGGCGATGGCATGGCGGCGGCGGTGCAGGAGCGTCAATGGGCGCCTTGCCTGCTTTGTCTGCCGGAAAACGGCGACTATGCGGAAGAAACCTTCTTTTTCACTCTGGATGGCTGGCGTCGGCATTTGCGCATAACCCCAGTGCCCGCGGATTACGATGAGCTGATATTGGTGACTGACGGCGCATACAGCTTTACCGCCAAGCCCGCCGCAAATGGATTGGACCGTGACTTTATCGCTCCGGTCTGCGCATTTCTGGAACAGAACGACGAAGAACGGGGCGTCGTTGCGCTCAAGCAGATTCTCGATCACGCCAACGCCCGCCGTATTTCTGGTGACGATAAGACGCTGTTATGGGCCAAACGCAAACGCTGA
- a CDS encoding ankyrin repeat domain-containing protein — protein MKAFFTLGAWLFNRPGMQGARISGAIMLLSLACAAHGQSEEARASALYAADKLQWDSVVDTAWPELVKNAKDSRYPAQGFNLDAFSLEDTQGAPGVSYLNFLARDGMYDALLQALHAGVKFPHSDNYDAMYTAVIEAKKHENPYLTMALVSSIDQWNIAHRLAARNKVKELRELDKKVLMARTEFGRNALMLAILYQNKEAVKYLSSHQALLNQKDDFGWSVMMYAVYVENPSILDVLFSLPKPPNVNLQSYACVDAPKLRIAMIGSRMLRQAMSGGGSPADTRELLRQDATYSRLLELSNKQRRDSCKYYLMDRPYHNWLL, from the coding sequence ATGAAGGCGTTTTTCACTTTGGGCGCCTGGCTGTTCAATAGGCCTGGAATGCAGGGCGCGCGAATCAGTGGCGCTATCATGCTTCTGTCGCTTGCGTGCGCGGCCCACGGGCAATCGGAAGAAGCGAGAGCCAGCGCGCTGTATGCAGCGGATAAGCTGCAGTGGGACTCGGTAGTCGATACGGCATGGCCCGAACTGGTGAAAAACGCCAAGGACTCCCGCTATCCAGCGCAGGGCTTCAACCTGGACGCATTCTCGCTTGAAGATACGCAAGGGGCTCCTGGCGTGTCTTATCTCAATTTTCTGGCTCGCGACGGCATGTATGACGCGCTTTTGCAGGCCCTTCACGCTGGTGTGAAGTTTCCCCATAGCGATAACTATGACGCCATGTACACCGCTGTGATTGAAGCCAAGAAGCACGAGAACCCCTATCTCACCATGGCGTTGGTGTCCTCCATCGACCAGTGGAATATCGCCCATCGTTTGGCGGCTCGCAACAAAGTCAAAGAACTGCGCGAGCTGGATAAAAAAGTACTGATGGCGCGGACGGAGTTTGGCCGCAACGCGCTGATGCTGGCGATTCTGTACCAGAATAAAGAAGCGGTGAAATATTTGAGCTCGCACCAAGCGCTTCTGAACCAGAAGGATGACTTTGGGTGGAGCGTCATGATGTACGCGGTTTATGTGGAAAATCCATCGATTCTGGACGTGTTGTTCAGCCTGCCAAAACCGCCAAATGTAAATCTGCAGTCTTATGCATGCGTGGACGCCCCTAAGCTGCGCATCGCCATGATTGGCAGCCGTATGCTCAGGCAGGCGATGTCGGGAGGAGGAAGTCCTGCGGACACCAGGGAGCTGTTACGGCAGGATGCTACCTACAGCCGGCTGCTGGAGTTGTCCAACAAACAGCGTAGAGATTCCTGTAAATATTATTTGATGGACAGGCCCTATCATAACTGGCTGTTATAA
- the sbcD gene encoding exonuclease subunit SbcD, translating into MTFRILHTSDWHLGQHFFGKTRADEHAMFFNWLLEQVQVHEVDALIVAGDIFDTGAPPSYARELYNRFVVELQRTDCQLVLLAGNHDSVATLNESKDLLACLNVHVVAGMPDTPENNVLLLNDRNEEPGAILCAVPFLRQRDLTTSKAGQDGVEKQQALQQAIADYYARLFQLAQARREEFGEALPIIATGHLTTVGAELSESVRDIYIGALDAFPSGAFPPVDYIALGHIHRSQKVGGQEHIRYSGSPIPLSFDEAEQSKSVLLVDFEDGRLQQVTPLETPCFQPMQVIRGDLKSIEKQLGTIVAPNSQLSLFSNADKVWVDIEVAATQDYLDDLQRRIQDMVGALPVEVLLVRRERKNKGLRLERLEKETLAELTVEEVFERRLAQEVWEGEEAESRRQRLMGMFRLVENDVLADGVEGDSEVEPSVETVETSVTGGEA; encoded by the coding sequence ATGACCTTTCGTATTCTTCACACCTCGGACTGGCACCTTGGCCAGCACTTTTTCGGTAAAACCCGGGCGGACGAGCACGCCATGTTTTTCAACTGGCTGTTAGAGCAAGTCCAGGTGCATGAGGTGGATGCTTTAATCGTCGCGGGCGATATTTTCGACACAGGAGCGCCGCCCAGTTACGCGAGGGAGTTGTACAACCGCTTTGTTGTGGAGTTACAGCGGACGGACTGTCAACTGGTGCTGTTGGCGGGGAATCATGACTCTGTCGCCACCCTAAATGAATCTAAAGATCTGCTGGCTTGCCTGAATGTCCATGTCGTCGCCGGTATGCCTGATACGCCAGAAAATAATGTGCTGCTTTTGAATGACCGCAATGAGGAGCCTGGGGCGATTCTGTGCGCGGTTCCTTTTTTACGACAAAGGGATCTTACCACCAGCAAAGCGGGACAGGATGGTGTTGAGAAGCAGCAGGCGCTGCAGCAGGCGATTGCTGATTACTATGCGCGTCTATTTCAGTTGGCGCAGGCGCGTCGGGAGGAATTCGGCGAAGCATTGCCCATCATCGCCACCGGTCATTTGACGACAGTGGGAGCGGAACTCTCTGAGTCGGTGCGGGATATTTATATTGGCGCTTTGGACGCTTTCCCTTCCGGCGCTTTTCCGCCCGTGGATTACATCGCTTTAGGCCACATTCATCGTTCACAAAAGGTGGGCGGTCAGGAGCATATTCGCTATAGCGGTTCGCCCATTCCTCTGAGTTTTGATGAAGCGGAGCAGTCCAAGTCAGTGTTGTTGGTGGACTTTGAAGATGGGCGTTTGCAACAAGTGACGCCGCTGGAGACGCCTTGCTTTCAGCCGATGCAGGTGATTCGCGGCGATCTTAAATCTATAGAGAAACAACTGGGCACCATTGTCGCCCCGAATTCACAACTATCGCTATTCAGCAATGCAGATAAGGTCTGGGTGGATATTGAGGTGGCTGCGACTCAGGACTATCTCGATGATTTGCAGCGCCGTATCCAGGACATGGTCGGCGCTCTGCCGGTGGAAGTGCTTTTGGTGCGGCGTGAACGCAAGAATAAGGGACTCAGACTGGAGCGGCTGGAGAAAGAAACTCTGGCGGAGCTGACGGTGGAAGAAGTTTTTGAACGCCGCCTCGCTCAGGAAGTCTGGGAGGGTGAAGAGGCGGAGTCGCGACGACAGCGCCTGATGGGGATGTTCCGTCTGGTGGAGAATGATGTGCTTGCGGATGGTGTGGAAGGGGATTCTGAAGTTGAGCCTAGTGTTGAAACTGTTGAAACCTCTGTGACGGGGGGCGAAGCATGA